A region of Dictyostelium discoideum AX4 chromosome 1 chromosome, whole genome shotgun sequence DNA encodes the following proteins:
- the aatA gene encoding aspartate aminotransferase, whose protein sequence is MIRSARLISNIKFGQKNIRQFSTNTNWWANVQKGPEDPILGVSIAYNKDTSPSKINLGVGAYRDENGKPYVLDCVKKADKKIYEANVDHEYAPIVGVAAFNQLAAQLALGEECKHIKEKRIATVQSISGTGALRIAADFFARFLKGKTAYVPNPTWGNHNVIFNDAGIPVKSYGYYNPATCGLNFEAMTKDIAAAPEGSIILLHACAHNPTGVDPTAEQWKKISEICKERGHFVLFDFAYQGFASGSPEKDAAAVRMFVEDGHNIALCQSFAKNFGLYGERIGAFSILTETSDQALNVESQLKILIRPMYSNPPVYGARLVQAILKDKELTNEWRSEVKGMADRIINMREQLVKYLKKHGSTRDWSHITTQIGMFCFTGLTPEQVDRLANEYHIYLTRNGRISIAGINSTNVEYLAKAMAAVTKDN, encoded by the coding sequence atgatcaGATCAGCAAGActcatttcaaatattaaatttggacaaaaaaatattagacAATTCTCAACCAATACAAATTGGTGGGCAAATGTTCAAAAGGGACCAGAAGATCCAATTTTAGGTGTTAGCATTGCTTACAATAAAGATACCTCACCATCAAAGATCAATTTAGGTGTTGGTGCATACAGagatgaaaatggtaaaCCATACGTATTGGATTGCGTAAAGAAAGCAGACAAAAAGATCTATGAAGCCAACGTCGATCACGAATACGCACCAATTGTTGGTGTTGCAGCATTCAATCAATTGGCAGCACAATTAGCATTGGGTGAAGAGTGTAAACATATTAAAGAGAAACGTATTGCCACCGTTCAATCGATTTCAGGTACTGGTGCTTTAAGAATTGCCGCTGATTTCTTTGCCCGTTTCCTCAAGGGTAAAACCGCATACGTACCAAACCCAACATGGGGTAACCATAATGTTATTTTCAACGATGCAGGCATTCCAGTCAAATCCTACGGTTACTACAATCCAGCCACTTGTGGATTAAACTTTGAAGCCATGACAAAGGATATCGCTGCCGCTCCAGAGGGttcaatcattttattaCATGCATGTGCTCACAATCCAACCGGTGTCGATCCAACCGCTGAGCAATGGAAAAAGATCTCTGAAATCTGTAAAGAGCGTGGTCATTTTGTTCTCTTTGATTTCGCTTATCAAGGTTTCGCATCTGGTAGCCCAGAAAAGGATGCTGCCGCTGTCCGTATGTTTGTCGAAGATGGTCACAACATTGCTCTCTGTCAATCATTTGCTAAAAACTTTGGTCTCTATGGTGAACGTATTGGTGCTTTCTCCATTCTCACTGAAACTTCAGATCAAGCTCTCAACGTTGAATCTCAATTAAAGATCTTAATTCGTCCAATGTACTCTAATCCACCAGTTTATGGAGCTCGTCTCGTTCAAGCTATCCTCaaagataaagaattaaCCAATGAATGGAGATCCGAAGTTAAAGGTATGGCCGATCGTATCATTAACATGAGAGAACAATTAGTCAAATACCTTAAAAAACATGGTTCAACTCGTGATTGGTCTCATATTACCACTCAAATTGGTATGTTTTGTTTCACTGGTTTAACTCCAGAACAAGTTGATCGTTTGGCAAATGAATATCACATCTATTTAACTCGTAATGGTCGTATCTCAATTGCTGGtattaattcaacaaatgtTGAATATCTCGCTAAAGCAATGGCTGCCGTTACAaaagataattaa
- the cycH gene encoding hypothetical protein, with translation MSYNESSQIKYWMFNNEGLKKLREQCNNQHKQVILEKTPSSEPNILSPDDELSLIHYYETKTLEIAMALNLPDKVSAPAIIYIKRFYLKNSIMQYGAKLVMLSCLFIACKTEDNHLDIDYYSNITKASPSDITNLEIIILESLNFNLIVYHPFRPMYGYILDINDNSAIYNNTNGVSPIKFDTLWETCKKSIQKSLFSDCCFEFHPQIIALACLNLNWDGFNMYCINNNNNNNNNNNNNNNNNNNNNNNNNNNNNNNNNNNNNNNNNNNNNNNNNNNNNNNNNLLL, from the exons atgtCATATAATGAATCATcacaaattaaatattggatgtttaataatgaaggattaaaaaaattaagagaACAATGTAATAATCAACATAAACAAGTGATTTTAGAAAAAACACCATCATCTGAACCAAATATACTATCACCCGACgatgaattatcattaatacATTATTATGAAACTAAAACATTAGAAATTGCAATGGCTTTAAATTTACCTGATAAAGTATCT gcaCCAgcaattatatatataaaaagattttatttaaagaatagtATAATGCAATATGGAGCGAAATTGGTGATGTTATCATGTTTATTCATTGCATGTAAAACAGAGGATAATCATTTAGATATCGATTATTATAGTAATATTACTAAAGCATCACCATCAGATATTacaaatttagaaattatcattttagaatcattaaatttcaaTCTAATAGTTTATCATCCATTTAGACCAATGTATGGTTACATTTTAGATATTAATGATAACTCTGCAATCTATAATAACACCAATGGTGTATCAcctattaaatttgatactCTTTGGGAAACTtgtaaaaaatcaattcaaaaatcattatttagtGATTGTTGTTTTGAATTTCATCCTCAAATTATTGCATTAGcttgtttaaatttaaattgggATGGTTTTAATATGTattgtattaataataataataataataataataataataataataataataataataataataataataataataataataataataataataataataataataataataataataataataataataataataataataataataataataataataataataataataataataatttattattataa
- a CDS encoding DNA2/NAM7 helicase family protein yields the protein MNYLTTEDDSSIPSPPSPPSPPLPPSPPPSTSSSSYFSYFSFSLLSKLTSTIYNSIFYTTPPTSDVATPSTVSSISTQSTAPPTVPISSKSTMPLPPPPLTMPLPPSPPTMPLPPPPSSPPTVPISPPTVPISPPSTMPLPPTVAQLATPSTVSPISPPPTVPISSKAPPILQPTLTSIAQTPIYQSVTTKTTNTSTIDSITNNMNQLNITKNSQIINSGGEFDIFKTIFRHSNLKDIINETDYVSKLFPSFDINYIKEILKSNQTSLGNKIEYTENIASKEISDKFRNLVQKKDLLNNNNINPNNNYNNNNNNDIFQIYNDFIALKVMIEFSFLYQRLILKKLFTGDKSITADEKQKLYDQLSAQNRTITLPEVFKCNNPPSFHQISNDFNFVLKGKYYRIKNLKFSDSQDISISIQSNFINLCKLYNKCLGIASPLPTKALPTPSTKSSSTPLPTTTASTTTASKSPSTPLTKPTPSTTSTKSASTALPTPSPTPLPKPSTPLPTTALPTTPSTALPKPSPTPSPTALPKPSTSSTKSPTVESSSSSTIFTMEPTTTEIIVFSIFYKIFYKLEGIQDLIKKHSIFEFELLSVETIIKENQTSFQSIIDSVKITTLNQLKKSLDSKINFIKFEEIKTTLVTIVLLIEFSNLYQRITLKKHLPNPKRIHPSLFNLLEIQHQSLKIDLEKLISQTISSNVLDFVPVPSKLELKSEKVLFNIDLFKLQIGHKNNDSNTIGQLIGSHLIYIKSLILDYQLLSDSTTTTTASPTEIKPVPVPVPPPTITTPTSTSTPTPTSTPTPTSTPTPTPTSTPTPTPIPTPTPTTPKELLSNIPTVILKKPSNIEKQIFSLFNTFFNKPEEIDSLKNQYPAFNLQIGLIKSATKDIISLFKRKIEFHKNNTSKAVQELLISSVNPSKFNEINETIFTIISLIEFSNLSQRNYIKEYFDKNFTVENSQDILNFKLEAFNLLNIHHQRFCIKVEAFIDQKSIDILNYIPEQVELNIKSKSKKTEYTMNVELFKLPLGHKNQSDNTIGTLIKSFIIYIKSLVLDYKDLSLSNSQKISNTTSSTTPTASATISIIKDKATTTAPSPTTTSQISIVPSPSSNNNTTTTFENDHSLKHSLLKLIFEDSNSADSIIKTLDRLSQSHPYNKESIKQVRNIINESKIQFNTNINGIKHRLKTDFSKIQKNNTSNQNIEKIYNKSLSLMVLLEFNHFSQYSELREKTKTCRQYLNQLNSELAKNNKMKLEFSDIVKGKFFDNLVSNFESTTKINGSTLKIPSFKLLNSEKLGLISKLQFNEIYQLIKSEKLFVNSSTGTTTIRSRNNNNSNNNNNNNGKVVLVRDHVEVISKDSEEILSIFLKSSPERIPLIQADNIHSLQDSYSDQSEFVNLMKPLIVEEYRAQLEGDFNEIEGVSISEQDGTLIGLDRVKMNDTPTIHSFRELSEDLVAIKFNIKVKDELEEIYLNDILLFKTFDHTSKPMFALGLVTSNSVLKGKKQIIICEFVLSDSTKPLIEKFYSVSLNSKTSKDILHFIKVSNSTTFIRELEAPEIFKNSKTLLNQILQPSLEVYNLMTSMRMEIPSLLRSMCIQELNTSQFSAVETSLSTKGITLIQGPPGTGKTTTIYYLLSILLAINPKFKILVCGPSHASVDEVAKRCLKKSLVNIDGKPYLPNMVRIGKLQNISPDCHRISLFDKTPAQRKAIIRNATIIFATLSASGSKPIRSNFKANIVLVDESTQSSEPASLIPLCIGNIEKLILVGDPLQLPPTIFSSESAKNGLNISLFERLSKVLPVEMLNTQYRMHPTISRFPSNQFYKDRLLDGDNVKSLVYNQHNFHSDIKYGPIRFYDVIDSKEESGKRSLKNKLEITMVFTLIKKLVQDYPECKKFSFGIITPYKLQKSEIKEQHKQFNYPLNIETSTIDGVQGSEKDIIILSCVRSERIGFLSDRRRINVALTRAKFGLFVIGNSKLLKKDRTWGPFCQYVHSINSMVSIDSKGISVLEQQIQEYDSLNPNGLIEFHSDSEDDYDDSEDEEEDEDEDNEEIQEHDEDDESNRIKKINQEGEDNDDLEDDDDDDNEHGDEEYHSISEEYDEDEEVFDTNNLVIDKDFPNALINIIIELQKSNQEKIDQSTLSKKKKLRDNFIKHSRFLDPYLKKVLNNLEIQEISQSLSSSSSNINKSLNEIISKIECKKKSIKQDSYNRLKKLISEGFATASINLYGSFLSGLSLNDSDLDINFSSTQKEDTTHLKQVYKYLNRSQLYKLIEKRTDAKVPIIRFKEISSGVHFDMCFNSMMSYHNSLLLGEYCSIDNRSRDLVLLVKWWAVSKDLNNAAEKTFSSFCLVNMVIHFLQSLNPPILPNLQTTSNQLLEKYSTNRNLIKLKSQTIVENYLVKYYDWSSFNKFEPKRNKLTIAQLFYQFFYYYSTFNYKENIISISHSSGGGSLCENGALLKRSNIRSRAVRDHIIVLDPFINDRNLASSIKKTYQRVLMEFIMMEYSLRSTKSTINDLFKENLSLSSNGLLS from the exons atgaactATTTAACAACAGAAGa tgATTCATCAAttccatcaccaccatcaccaccatcaccaccattaccaccatcaccaccaccttctacttcttcttcttcttatttttcttatttttctttttctcttttatcaaaattaacaTCAACAATCTACAACAGCATCTTCTatacaacaccaccaacatcAGATGTAGCAACACCCTCAACAGTATCATCTATATCAACACAATCAACAGCACCACCAACAGTACCAAtatcatcaaaatcaacaatgccattaccaccaccaccactaacaatgccattaccaccatcaccaccaacaatgccattaccaccaccaccatcatcaccaccaacaGTACCAATATCACCACCAACAGTACCaatatcaccaccatcaacaaTGCCATTACCACCAACAGTAGCACAATTAGCAACACCCTCAACAGTATCACCaatatcaccaccaccaacagtACCAATATCATCAAAGGCACCACCAATATTACAACCAACATTAACATCAATAGCACAAACTCCAATTTATCAAAGTGTAACTActaaaacaacaaatacatcAACAATAGATtcaataacaaataatatgaaccaattgaatattactaaaaattcacaaattataaatagtggtggtgaatttgatatttttaaaactatattCAGACAtagtaatttaaaagatatcaTAAATGAAACTGATTATGTTTCTAAATTATTCCCAAGTtttgatattaattatattaaagaaattttaaaaagcaATCAAACTTCTTTAGggaataaaattgaatatacTGAAAATATAGCATCAAAAGAAATATCTgataaatttagaaatttagttcaaaaaaaagatttattaaataataataatatcaatcctaataataattataataataataataacaatgatatttttcaaatttacaatGATTTTATAGCATTGAAAGTTATGATtgaatttagttttttatatcaaagattaattttaaagaaattgttTACAGGTGATAAATCAATCACAGCtgatgaaaaacaaaaactttATGATCAATTGTCAGCTCAAAATAGAACAATAACATTACCAGAGGTTTTCAAATGTAATAACCCACCTAGTTTTCatcaaatttcaaatgatttcaattttgttttaaaggGTAAATATtatagaataaaaaatttaaaattttcagaTTCTCAAGatatatcaatttcaattcagTCAAACTTTATCAACCTttgtaaattatataataaatgttTAGGTATAGCTTCACCATTACCAACAAAAGCATtaccaacaccatcaacaaagtcatcatcaacaccattACCAACGACAAcagcatcaacaacaacagcatcaaaatcaccatcaacaccattaacaaaaccaacaccatcaacaacatcaacaaaatcAGCATCAACAGCATTACcaacaccatcaccaacaCCATTACCAAAACCATCAACACCATTACCAACAACAGCattaccaacaacaccatcaacagCATTACCAAAACCATCACcaacaccatcaccaacaGCATTACCAAaaccatcaacatcatcaacaaaatcACCAACAGtggaatcatcatcatcatcaacaatatTCACAATGGAACCAACAACTACTGAAATCAtagttttttcaattttttataaaattttctaCAAATTAGAAGGTATTCAagatttgattaaaaaacaCTCAatctttgaatttgaattattatcagtTGAAACAATTATAAAAGAAAACCAAACATCATTTCAAAGTATCATAGATTCAGTGAAAATTACAACATTAAATCAACttaaaaaatcattggaTTCAAAGATTaactttataaaatttgaagaaattaaaactacACTAGTTACTATCGTTTTATTAATAGAGTTTAGTAATCTTTACCAAAGAATTACTCTTAAAAAACATTTACCCAATCCAAAGAGAATACATCCATCgcttttcaatttattagaaattcaacatcaaagtttaaaaattgatttagaaAAACTCATTAGTCAAACTATATCATCTAATGTTTTAGATTTCGTTCCAGTACCATCgaaattagaattaaaatctgaaaaagttttatttaacattgatttatttaaattacaaattggTCACAAAAATAACGATAGTAATACCATTGGACAATTAATCGGATCacatttgatttatataaaatctttaattttagattatCAACTTTTATCAGActcaacaactacaacaacagcatCACCAACAGAAATAAAACCAGTACCAGTACCagtaccaccaccaacaatcaCAACTCCAACgtcaacatcaacaccaacaccaacatcaacaccaacaccaacatcaactccaactccaacaccaacatcaacaccaacaccaacaccaataccaacaccaacaccaacaacaccaaaagagttattatcaaatatacCAACAGTAATTTTGAAGAAACcatcaaatattgaaaaacaaatattttcattatttaatacattttttaataaaccagAGGAAATTGATAGtttaaagaatcaatatCCAGcatttaatttacaaattggtttaattaaatcagcGACTAAGgatataatttcattattcaaAAGAAAGATTGAATTTCATAAAAACAATACATCAAAAGCTGTACaggaattattaatatcaagtGTAAATCCATCAAagtttaatgaaattaatgaaacaatttttacaatcatttcattaattgaatttagtAATCTTTCtcaaagaaattatattaaagaatattttgataaaaatttcaCAGTTGAAAACTCACAagatattttgaattttaaattagaGGCATTCAATTTATTGAATATTCACCACCAAAGATTTTGTATTAAAGTTGAAGCATTTATTGATCAAAAATCAATAGATATTTTAAACTATATTCCAGAACAAGtagaattaaatattaaatctaaatctaaaaaaactGAATATACGATGAATGTAgagttatttaaattaccactTGGTCATAAAAATCAAAGTGATAATACAATTGGAActttaataaaatcttttattatttatataaaatctTTAGTGTTGGATTATAAAGATTTATCACTTTCAAATTCacaaaaaatatctaatacAACAAGTTCAACAACACCCACAGCTTCAGCTACCATTAGTATTATAAAAGATAAAGCTACAACAACAGcaccatcaccaacaacaacatcacaAATATCAATAGTACCATCACCTagttctaataataatactactacAACATTTGAGAATGACCATTCATTGAAACATagtttattgaaattaatatttgaagatTCTAATAGTGcagattcaattattaaaacattgGATAGATTATCACAATCACATCCTTATAAcaaagaatcaattaaacaagTTAGGAATATAATCAATGAGagtaaaattcaatttaatacaaatattaatggTATTAAACATAGATTAAAAACAGATTTTTCAaagattcaaaaaaataatacaagcaatcaaaatattgaaaaaatatataacaagtcattatcattaatggTATTATTAGAGTTTAATCATTTCTCACAGTATTCAGAATTAAGAGAAAAAACAAAGACTTGTAGACAATAcctcaatcaattgaattcaGAATtagcaaaaaataataaaatgaaattagaaTTTTCAGATATAGTTAAAGGTAAATTCTTTGATAATCTCGTCAGTAACTttgaatcaacaacaaaaatcaatGGTTCAACTTTAAAGATtccatcttttaaattattaaattctgaAAAGTTAGGTTTAATTTCAAAGTtacaatttaatgaaatttatcaattaattaaaagtgAAAAGTTGTTTGTCAACTCCTCAACAGGAACAACTACAATAAGATCAagaaataacaataatagtaataataataataataataatggaaaagTTGTTTTAGTTCGTGATCATGTTGAAgtaatttcaaaagattcTGAAGagatattatcaatatttttaaagagTAGTCCAGAAAGAATTCCATTAATTCAAGCTGATAATATTCATTCATTACAAGATAGTTATTCTGACCAATCagaatttgtaaatttaatgaaaccTTTAATAGTAGAAGAATATAGAGCACAACTCGAAGgtgattttaatgaaattgaaggtGTTTCAATTTCAGAGCAAGATGGTACATTAATAGGTTTAGATAGAGTTAAGATGAATGATACACCAACAATTCATTCATTCCGAGAGTTGTCAGAGGATTTGGttgcaattaaatttaatattaaggTTAAGGATGAATTAGAGGAAATATACCTTAATgatattttactttttaaaacatttgatCATACTAGTAAACCAATGTTTGCATTGGGGTTAGTAACATCAAATTCAGTTTTAAAGggtaaaaaacaaataattatttgcgAATTTGTATTATCGGATTCAACGAaaccattaattgaaaagTTTTATTCAGTTTCGTTGAATTCGAAAACttcaaaagatattttacattttataaAGGTTTCTAATAGTACTACATTTATTAGAGAATTAGAAGCACcggaaatatttaaaaattcaaaaacacttttaaatcaaattttacaaCCATCATTGGaagtttataatttaatgacATCAATGAGAATGGAGATTCCATCATTGTTGAGATCCATGTGTATTCAAGAATTGAATACATCACAATTTAGTGCAGTTGAaacatcattatcaacaaaAGGTATTACATTAATTCAAGGTCCACCAGGTACTGGTAAAACTAcaacaatttattatttactttcaattttattagcAATTAACCCAAAATTCAAGATATTAGTATGTGGTCCATCACATGCATCAGTAGATGAAGTTGCAAAGAGATGTTTGAAAAAGAGTTTAGTTAATATAGATGGTAAACCTTATTTACCAAATATGGTACGTATTGGTAAACTTCAAAATATATCACCAGATTGTCATCGTATATCACTTTTTGATAAAACACCAGCACAAAGAAAAGCAATTATTAGAAATGCAACTATTATTTTCGCAACTCTATCAGCAAGTGGTTCTAAACCAATAAGAAGTAACTTTAAAGCAAATATTGTATTAGTAGATGAATCAACTCAATCATCTGAACCAGCTTCACTAATTCCATTATGTATTGGTAATATTGAAAAGTTAATTCTTGTTGGTGATCCATTACAATTACCACCAACTATTTTCTCATCAGAAAGTGCaaaaaatggtttaaatatatcattatttgaaagaTTATCAAAAGTATTACCTGTTGAAATGTTAAATACACAATATCGTATGCATCCAACAATTTCAAGATTCCCATCAAATCAATTCTATAAAGACAGATTATTAGATGGTGATAATGTAAAGTCATTAGTATACAATCAACATAATTTCCATTCAGATATCAAATATGGTCCAATTAGATTCTATGATGTTATTGATTCAAAAGAAGAAAGTGGTAAAAGATCattaaagaataaattaGAAATCACAATGGTATTTACATTGATTAAAAAGTTAGTTCAAGATTATCCAGAATGTAAAAAGTTCTCATTTGGTATTATTACACCATACAAATTACAAAAGAGTGAAATCAAAGAACAACATAAACAGTTTAACTAtccattaaatattgaaacatCAACAATTGATGGAGTTCAAGGTTCAGAAAAAGATATCATAATTTTATCGTGTGTAAGAAGCGAAAGAATTGGTTTCCTTTCTGATCGTAGACGTATTAATGTCGCACTCACAAGAGCtaaatttggattatttgtaattggtAATTCTAAACtcttaaaaaaagatagaacTTGGGGTCCATTTTGCCAATATGTTCATTCAATAAACTCAATGGTCTCAATTGATTCTAAAGGTATCAGTGTTTTagaacaacaaattcaagaaTATGACTCTTTAAATCCAAATGGATTAATTGAATTCCATTCAGATTCTGAAGATGACTATGATGATAGTGAAGATGAAGAGGAAGACgaagatgaagataatgaagaaataCAAGAgcatgatgaagatgatgaaagtAATAGAATCAAGAAAATTAATCAAGAAGGtgaagataatgatgatttggaggatgatgatgatgatgataatgagcATGGTGATGAAGAATATCATAGTATCAGCGAAGAgtatgatgaagatgaagaagtatttgatacaaataatttagtcATTGATAAAGATTTTCCAAATGCtctcattaatattattatagaattacaaaaatcaaatcaagaAAAAATAGATCAATCAACtttatcaaaaaagaaaaaattaagagataattttataaaacacTCACGTTTCTTGGATCCATATTTAAagaaagttttaaataatttagaaataCAAGAAATTTCACaatctttatcatcatcctcatcaaatataaataaatctcttaatgaaattatttcaaaaattgaatgtaaaaagaaatcaattaaacaagATAGTTATAAtagattaaagaaattaatatcagAAGGTTTCGCAACagcatcaattaatttatatggTTCATTCTTGAGTGGATTATCATTGAATGATAGTGATTTAGATATTAATTTCTCAAGTACTCAAAAAGAAGATACAACTCATTTAAAACaagtttataaatatttaaatagatCTCAactatataaattaattgaaaaaagaaCGGATGCAAAAGTACCTATCATTAGATTCAAAGAGATATCATCAGGTGTTCATTTCGATATGTGTTTTAATTCAATGATGAGTTATCACAATTCATTATTGTTAGGCGAATATTGTTCAATCGATAATAGAAGTAGAGATTTAGTATTATTAGTAAAATGGTGGGCAGtttcaaaagatttaaataatgcaGCAGAGAAAACATTTAGTTCATTCTGTTTAGTTAATATGGTAATCCATTTCCTTCAATCATTAAATCCACcaattttaccaaatttacAAACAACATCAAATCAACTCTTAGAAAAGTATTCAACaaatagaaatttaattaaattaaaatcacaaACAATCGTAGAAAATTATTTAGTTAAATATTATGATTGGTCAAGTTTTAACAAATTTGAAccaaaaagaaacaaattgACAATCGCTCAATTGTTTTAtcaattcttttattattattcaacatttaattataaagagAATATCATATCAATTAGTCACtcaagtggtggtggtagtttaTGTGAAAATGGagcattattaaaaagatcAAATATAAGGAGTAGAGCTGTAAGAGACCATATCATTGTACTTGATCCATTTATTAATGATAGAAATTTagcatcatcaattaaaaaaacataccaAAGAGTATTAATGGAATTCATAATGATGGAATATTCTTTAAGATCAAccaaatcaacaattaatgatttattcaaagagaatttatcattatcgtCAAATGGATTACTTtcttaa